Below is a window of Aerococcus viridans DNA.
AAGATGTCCAAGACTTCTATAATGCCTATGTTGAAAAATTCGGTACTGAACCGGATATGTTCTCTGCAGTAGCATATGACGCTGCAAATATGGTAATGGACGCGATTGATGCAGCCGATTCTACAGAACCAACAGCCGTCAAAGACGCTATTGGCGCAACGGAAGAATTTGAAGGTATCGCTTATGATATTACCTTCGATGAAGAGCATAACGTATCTGCACCGGCTTATATTCAAGAAGTAGTTAACGGTGAACCAACCGAAAATGTTACAGTAATTCAACCAGAATAAGGTGAAAAATCTGTATTTTACTCAAGTAAATGATAAAATACATGTAAACACTTAAAAACTATTGATAAATAGGGAGGGTTCTTCATGAAAATCAAACAATATATGAGTAAAGATGTGATCACTGTTTCACCGGAGACTTCTGTAACAGAAGCTGTGGCTAAAATGGAAAGTCACCAGATTCATAATCTGCCAGTTACAAGGAAAGGTCAATTTGTTGGGTTAATTACACAAGACATTATTGATGCAAAATCTGCTTCAGACGCGACAAGTCTAAGTGTTTACGAATTAAACTACATTCTTTCTCAAGCTGATGTTGAAAAATTCATGGACAAGAAAGTAGCAACTGCCACTACTGAGTGGATGGTAGAAGAAGCAGCGGAATATATGCGTGCGAATAACCTACGCGTTTTACCAATTGTTGATGAAAATAAAACAGTTCAAGGGATCGTAACTTATAAAGATATCTTCAAAGCCTTAATTGACTTATCTGGTTATACACCAGGTGATAAAGGTAGCCGTATCGTCGTAAAAGTTGTCGAAGATAGAGTAGGGGTCCTTTCAGAAATTACTAAAGTCCTTGCTGACGCGAGTGTAAGTGTATCGCATATCTTTGTGAATGACGAAGATGGTATTGAAATTACAATTCAAGTTCATACTGGTCAAGGTGACAATGCTAAAGCAGCTATTGAAACTGCTGGTTATGAAGTTGTCACACTATAATGTTATATAGAAGAAAAGTGGTTCAGATATAACATCTGGACCGCTTTTTGTATAACTTAAGTCGGCATTTTTTCGACAATATTCCTCTTATTCAGTAGGTTTTTTCAACCAAAAAAACAGCCAAAATCCTTTTAAATTAGGGTTTTTGACTGTTTTTTTTATTCATTAAAAAGTACATATGCGGCTAACAAGATTTGAACTTGCACGAGAATACTCTCACTGCCCCCTCAAGGCAGCGCGTCTGCCGTTCCGCCATAGCCGCGAATCTAGACTTCTAATGAAGTCTAGTGAAAATTAATAGATTAAACCAACTAAGAAAATGACTGCTAAGAAGAATAGTAGTAAAACACCCAAAATACTATAGAAGGCTTTTGATTTGTTGACATTACCTGATTGCAAGAAATGTATCGTCATGGTAATGATCAATAAAGCAATTTGCATTAAAGTCAATAATAGCACAAAAATCATAAAAATCAATGGCGCTAGTAATGAGCTTAAGAAACAAACGATAGCGACAATTACTGAGATACTATTCATACCAAAGAAATGGGTCAGCCATACATTGTTACTCATTTTTTCGGATTCATTATTCCGATTGAACAGGTGAATCATTGCTGGTAATAACCACAGGCTAATAATGAGAAAGACGAATGTTTTCAAACCAAAGCGCCAAGCAACAAATTCGAAATTCAAGTTTGGTAAGACAGATAAATCAGCAAACCATTCGTAATGAGAAACGAGGTAATTTGCAAGGGAAGTAATAGATACAGTATTTAAGATTGCAAGTAGCAATAAGCTTGTGATACCGTGGTTTGGATTCTTATTTAATTCGTTAGTGGTAGGTGATTGTATTGGTTTTTTGATATAAGACAAAAGATAAGCTATGTAAGAAGTGAGACGGTTGCCATCTTGTTTGTTTTGACGGCGACTAGGGCCACCATTATCAGTAGCTTTTGTCTTTTTATTGTTTTTGCCAAAAGAAAATAATGGCTTCTTAGCTTTCTTCTCGTCTTTATTATCATCTTTGCTATCATAAGAGTCGGTATTGTCACCCGCATAAGCTGCGTTTTGAATTGTAGAGGTTTGGTGCTCTTTATAAGCCTCAAATTGGTCGTCTTTATCATATATTGTATCCGCATATGAAGCTGCGGGAATATCAATCGTATCATGAAAGTCGTCATCCGGGTCACGATGGGTAAAAATATAGTCACAATTTGGACAAATTTTTGTATCTGTTGGAATTGTCGACTGACAGTTTGGACATATCATAGTTATTGTTGCTCCTCATCTTTTCATCACAATTTCCCTAACATTTACGGGTTTAAAAGTGTGATTTACTTCAATCCATGATAGCATAGTTTTATAGAGGACAGTACAATTACCAATAATTTTAATGTTTTTTAAGGAGTAAAAATATGACCTATCAACAAAAAACTTTACCAACAAAAGTTGATCCCAAAGAACATATAGAAGCATTCGATGTGTCGAAAACAAAAGCAGAAGATGGGTTGAAGCTATTGAAGATTTTCACCGAAAAAACAGAGGCAGAACCGATTATGTCGGGGCCATCGATCATAGGCTATGGTATTTATGAATATACGACTACTTCTGGCGTCGAAGGCGTTTGGCCAATGACTGGATTTTCGATCCAAAAAGCACGATTTTCCCTATACCAAAATTTGACCAGGAAATCTCGCAAAAATTCTTAGATAGAATTGGTAAGTATAAGGCCGGTGTTTCTTGTGTTTATATCAATAAATTAGCTGATATTGATGAAGGTGTGTTGAGAGAATTTATCCGCGAAGGATTTCAATATATGCAAAGTCTCTTCAAGACAATCGATAGAATATAAAAGTATTTGCATTTTTTTATCTTAAATAGGATATTTCGTTTAACCT
It encodes the following:
- a CDS encoding CBS domain-containing protein, with the translated sequence MKIKQYMSKDVITVSPETSVTEAVAKMESHQIHNLPVTRKGQFVGLITQDIIDAKSASDATSLSVYELNYILSQADVEKFMDKKVATATTEWMVEEAAEYMRANNLRVLPIVDENKTVQGIVTYKDIFKALIDLSGYTPGDKGSRIVVKVVEDRVGVLSEITKVLADASVSVSHIFVNDEDGIEITIQVHTGQGDNAKAAIETAGYEVVTL
- a CDS encoding zinc ribbon domain-containing protein yields the protein MICPNCQSTIPTDTKICPNCDYIFTHRDPDDDFHDTIDIPAASYADTIYDKDDQFEAYKEHQTSTIQNAAYAGDNTDSYDSKDDNKDEKKAKKPLFSFGKNNKKTKATDNGGPSRRQNKQDGNRLTSYIAYLLSYIKKPIQSPTTNELNKNPNHGITSLLLLAILNTVSITSLANYLVSHYEWFADLSVLPNLNFEFVAWRFGLKTFVFLIISLWLLPAMIHLFNRNNESEKMSNNVWLTHFFGMNSISVIVAIVCFLSSLLAPLIFMIFVLLLTLMQIALLIITMTIHFLQSGNVNKSKAFYSILGVLLLFFLAVIFLVGLIY